Sequence from the Fusobacterium periodonticum ATCC 33693 genome:
ATAGTATAATGTTAGCGGTCCATTGTATAATATGTGTCTCTTTGAAGCTTAATTGAATATTAATTTAATTATGTTATTTTTTGATAGGTATAAAAATCATTTGGAGGTTTTTTTAAATGGCAAATTCAAAATCAGCTAAAAAGAGAGTATTAGTAGCAGAAAGAAACAGAGTTAGAAATCAAGCAGTTAAAACTAGAGTTAAAACTATGGCTAAAAAAGTTTTAGCTACACTAGAAGTGAAAGATGTTGAAGCTGCAAAAACAGCTTTATCAGTTGCATACAAAGAATTAGATAAAGCAGTTAGCAAAGGAATTTTAAAGAAAAATACTGCTTCTAGAAAGAAAGCTAGATTAGCAGCAAAAGTTAATTCTTTAGTAAATTCTCTTTAATTGAAATTTAACTTAGAAAAGTAAAAGGAGTTTTATAGCTCCTTTTTTTCTTGTAAAAATACTGAAATTCTAATATAATTTTAATATTAAATTCATTGTTTGGGAGGTTATTGTTATGATTGAAAAAATTAAAAATACTCGTTCACACAGAAAATTTACTGATAAGAAAATTTCAAAGGAAGAAATCTTAAAAATCTTAGAAGGAGCTAGATACTCTTCTTCAGCTAAGAATTCACAATTTTTAAGATACTCTTATACTGTAGATGATGAAAAATGTAAAAAACTTTTTTCAGCTGTTTCTTTAGGAGGTCTATTAAGACTTGAAGATAAGCCTACACTTGAAGAAAGACCTAGAGCCTATATATTAATTTCAGTAAAGAAAGATCTTAATATTCCTGATTTCTTACAATATTTTGATGTAGGTATTGCTTCTCAAAATATCGCTCTACTTGCTAATGAACTTGGTTATGGAGCTTGTATAGTTATGTCGTACAATAAAAATATTTTTAGAGAAGTTTTAGAACTTTCTGAAGATTATGAAACTAGAGCAGTTATAGTTTTAGGTGAAGCTAAAGATATAGTAAAGCTTATTGATTCAAAAGATGAAAATGATACTAAATACTTCATTGAAAATGGTATACATTATGTGCCTAAACTATCTCTAGATAAAATTCTTCTTTAATCTTCGTTTTTTTTATATAAAAAATATGATATAATGATGTAATTTAATAGTGGAGGTTTTATAATGAAAAAAGGTGGAATTATTATACTTGACTTTGGTTCTCAATATAATCAACTGATTGCAAGAAGAGTCAGAGAAATGGGAGTTTATGCTGAAGTTGTTCCCTTTCATGAAGATGTTGATAAAATTTTAGCTAGAGAGCCAAAAGGAATTATACTTTCTGGTGGTCCTGCTTCTGTTTATGCTGAAGGTGCTCCAAGCTTGGATATAAAATTATTTGAAAAAAATATCCCAATTTTAGGACTTTGCTATGGAATGCAACTTATAACTCATTTACATGGTGG
This genomic interval carries:
- the rpsT gene encoding 30S ribosomal protein S20; the encoded protein is MANSKSAKKRVLVAERNRVRNQAVKTRVKTMAKKVLATLEVKDVEAAKTALSVAYKELDKAVSKGILKKNTASRKKARLAAKVNSLVNSL
- a CDS encoding nitroreductase family protein, with product MIEKIKNTRSHRKFTDKKISKEEILKILEGARYSSSAKNSQFLRYSYTVDDEKCKKLFSAVSLGGLLRLEDKPTLEERPRAYILISVKKDLNIPDFLQYFDVGIASQNIALLANELGYGACIVMSYNKNIFREVLELSEDYETRAVIVLGEAKDIVKLIDSKDENDTKYFIENGIHYVPKLSLDKILL